CCAGCCGGTGTTTCTCGGTGAAGCTCAGCCCCTCGGGCTGTGACGGCGCTTTCGATTTCGGCGCGGCCTTGGGCGTATCCGGTTTCGGTGCGGGTTTCGCGGGGGTCGTCTGCTCCCCCCGCTGGGCGCGATAGTCCGTCCAGCCGCCCGCATAGACCGTGGCCCGCCCGTCCCCTTCCATCGCGATGGTGGTCGAGGCGACACGGTCTAGGAAATCGCGGTCGTGGCTGACCAGCAGCACCGTACCGTCATAGTCCGACAGCAGTTCCTGCAACAGATCCAGCGTCTCGACATCCAGATCGTTGGTCGGTTCGTCGAGCACCAGAAGGTTGCTTTCCCGCGCCATGATCCGCGCAAGAAGCAGCCGCGCCCGTTCTCCGCCCGACAGCGATCTTACCGGCGCCCGCGCCTGCGCATCGTCGAACAGGAAGTCCTTGAGGTAGCCCACCACATGCCGGGGCTGTCCGCGCACCAGAACCTGATCGGCCTTGCCCGACACCCGCATATCCGGATCGCCGGTCAGGCTTTCCCACAGGGTCATGTCAGGGTCGAGCGCCGTGCGGTTCTGATCGAACACCGCCATTTGGATATTGGTGCCCAGCACCACATCGCCGGTATCGGGGACCAATTCCCCGATCAGCATCTTCAAAAGCGTCGTCTTGCCCGCGCCATTGGGGCCGACCAGCGCCACCCGTTCGCCCCGCTGGATACGCAGGGAAAACTCGCGCAGGATCGGACGGTCGCCGAAACGCTTGGATATCCCGCGGGCCTCGATCACCCGCTTGCCCGATTGCGGACCGGATTCCAGCGCCATCGCCGCGGTGCCCTGCCGGCGGATCATGCTGGCGCGTTCCTCGCGCAGGCCCTGCAGTGCGCGCACCCGGCCCTGATTGCGCTTGCGCCGGGCCGAGATGCCCTCCACCGCCCAGCGCGCCTCGGCCTTGATCTTGCGGTCAAGCTTGTGGCGCGCCTCGTCCTCCTCGTCCCAGGTCTTGTCGCGCCATTCCTCGAAATGGGCGAAGCCCTTGTCCTGCCGCCGCACCTGCCCCCGGTCGATCCAGAGCGTGGCCCGGGTCAGCGTCCGCAGGAACGCCCGGTCGTGCGAGATCAGCACATAGGCCGATTTGGTATCCGCAAGCTGCGCCTCAAGCCAGCCGATCGCCTCGATATCCAGATGGTTCGTGGGCTCGTCCAGCAGCATCAGCGCCGGGGCCTCGGCCAAGAGCTTGGCCAGCGCCGCGCGCCGGCGTTCCCCGCCCGACGCGGTTTCGCACGCCCCGGCGGGGTCCAGCTTCAGCCCCTCGGCCACCATCTCCACCCGGTATTCTTCGCCATGGGCCAGACCGCTGGCGGCGAAATCGCCCAGCGTGGCAAAGCCCGACAGGTCCGGTTCCTGCTCCATATAGCCGACGGTGGTACCGGGAGAGAGAATCCGCGCGCCCGAATCCGGCTCCACCATCCCCGCCATCACCTTCATCAGCGTGGACTTGCCAGACCCGTTCCGCCCCACCAGCGCCACGCGGTCGCCCGGCTGGATCACCAGATCCAGACCGGCAAAGACGGGATCGCCCCCAAAGGTCAGCGCGATGTCGGAAAGTTGCAAAAGCGGAGCACGGGCCATGGCCGCTGCCTACGGTGCAGGCCATGCGCGGTCAAGACGGGCTGCGCCCTCGACCGGGCGGGACAAAGCGGTCATGCTTGGGCCATGGAACCGCAACCGATCCCGGCGCCCGCGGCCCGCGCCCTGTCGCGATGGGCAGGCTTGGCGTATCTTCTGATTATCCTGTGTGGCCTGTCCGGTGAATTGGCCATTCGCGGGCCCCTGATCGCGCCCGACGACGCCAAGGCCACGGCCACGGCGATCCTTACTGCAGAACCCCTGTTCCGACTGGGCCTGTTGCTGGATCTGGCGATGCTGCTGTCGGACGCGGCACTGGCGGTGCTGCTCTATCTGCTGTTCCGGCCGGTGCATGCGGGGCTGGCCCTGACGGCGATGGTGTTCCGGCTGGTCCAGACGGCGGTGCTGGCTGCAAACCTGATGAACCTTCAGGTCGCCCTGACCCTGATGAAGTTGGGGGACGTCCATGCAGCGCTCGCCCTTGCCCATCTGAACGCCCATGCGGCGGGTTACGATCTGGGCCTCGCCTTCTTTGCTGTCACCTGCATCATTCTGGGGCTTCTGGTGCGCCGGTCCGGCTGGTTTCCGGCCGGGCTTGGATGGCTCTTGACGGCAGCCGGGGCGATTTATGCTACCGGCGCCGCCATCCGTTTCGGCAGCCCCGAACTGCTTTCGCTGGTTCAGCCGCTTTACGCTATCTGTCTGATCGCAGAGTTGGCGTTTTGCCTGTGGCTCCTGCTGCGCGGGCCGCGAGTGCGTCAGTGACCGCCGGGCCGATCACTCTGTGCCGGGCCGATGTCGAGGTCCTGAAGCACCTCGACCGCCAAGCCATAAATGCGGGAGGCGATCTCGATCATCTCACCCCGCGCCTTGCCGGACCAACGGGTTCCGGTGTCATAGGCCAGGTTGTCCACCAGACGGTTCGACAGGCCCAACACGATCAGATCGGACGCTTCCGGCGACAGGCCCTGAATCGCGGTCTCAACCTCGCCAAGCAGGTGTCCAATCACAGTTTCCAGCAGTTTCGGACAGGCGCCGACATTCTCGTTCGACATTTTCCGCTCCACGAACGACTGCGCCCGTTTCGCGGAATGATGGATAGGGGCGCCTTCCTTCCGCGCGGAAACCGACTCAACCGACAACCGCAGCGGGAAATTATTCTCAGACCCACTCCAAATCAATAATGCGGTCCGTGAATATCGGCCGCGTGGCGCCGGCGCATCACCGCCCGGGGTCCGCCGACAAAGCCACCATGCGGACGGTTTTCCGGCGCCTGCGTGCGTGGCGGGCCCGGTCAGCTTCCGGCGGCGCGCAACAGCCGTTTTCGCGCGGGCGGGATCGCGCGGATTTCCAGCCCGGTGAAGACATGCAGCGTGTTGAGGTCCCGGTCGACCACCGCATGGTCCGACACCCAGCCCCCCATCACCAGGTAACTGCGCAGAAGCGGCGGCATGCCCAGCATCGCGCGCTTGGCATCGGGTTTGCCCAGCCTCAGGTTCTGGGCAAAGCGGAACACGTTCGGCGCCTTGACCCGCGGCAGCCAGCGTTTGGGCGCAAGATGGCGCTCTTTCAGCAGGGCGAAGGCATCCATATAGGCCTCTGCCTCCGTCCCTTTGAAGGAGGAGCAGCCAAACAGCATCTCCACCCCCTCTTCATCGACGAATCGGGTCATCGCGCCCCAGGCCACCCGCAGGATGTCGGGGTCCTTGCAGTCGGGATGGATACAGAACCGACCCATCTCGACCATCGGACCATCGAAGGACGCCAGGCCCGACAGTTCGTAATATTGCGCGGAATAGCTTTGCCCGATCTCGGACCCGCCCTTCAGCGGCAACAGGCGGAAACAGCAGACAAGCCGACCAGTCCGCGTTTCCTCGACAAGGACGTGACGGCACATTGCGTCATAGGCATCGGCGTCAAGCCCGCCGGGCTGGGTCTCGGTCGCGCGGAATGTGAGATAGCGCAAGCGCTGGGCGGCTTCGACGTCGTCCGGGGTTTCGGCAAGACGGGCCGCGTACCGGCCCTTGCGTAGTGACAACATTGTAACCGCTCCACGACTGGCGGGCCGTGACAGCCCGCCTAGATATCCATCCGGGCGCGTTATCACACAAGACATGACAATTGTTTGACGGCAGAAGCGAGACGAAATGACCCAGAAGACTGCGAAATCCGATGCCGAGTGGCGAGAGGAACTTTCCGACCTCGCCTACAAGGTGACACGCAAGCACGGGACCGAGCGGCCCTTCACCCATGACGATTTTCCGAAAGGTCCGGGCACATACCGCTGTGTCTGCTGCGGTGCGTCCTTGTTCGACCAGAAGGACAAGTTCGACAGCGGGACGGGGTGGCCCAGCTTCACCCGACCCGTTTCCGACAAGGCCGTGGGCGAACAGACCGACCGCAGCCTGTTCATGACCCGGACCGAGGTGCATTGCAGCGCCTGCGCGGCGCATCTGGGCCACGTGTTCCCCGACGGACCGAAGCCGACCGGCCTGCGCTACTGCATCAACGGTGTCGCGTTAAGCTTCGACAAGGCCGACGGGGCGGATTAATTGGCCGTGAACTGTTCCGGCGTGACCTGTCCGATATTGCCCAGAAGCTGGCGCAGGAACGAGATGCCCTGAATGTTGGATTCGGTCACCCGGCGGTTCAGGGCGATCACGCGTCCGTCTTCCAGCCCGAACCGTTCGATATTGGCGACGGTCCCGTTGCGGTCAAAGGAAATCGCCACGACCTGCCGGTCGGTGATTTCCGGCGCGCGGTATCCGATCGTCCGCCACCGGCTTTCGACATAGTACCAGGCATTGTCCCGCATCACGCCGCTGACGGTGGGGGAGCCGACCACATCGGCGACCGTGTCGCGCGTATCGACGCCGACGACGATCTCTTCCAGATCGGCCTCTGTCGGCGCGTAGCCGTGGTTGCGTATGATCGGCGTACAGGCCGAGAGGGTCACGGAAACCACCGCGACACATACAAGTCCAGCGACACCTGCCCGGGGCCTTCCCATGCAAACCTCTTGTCTTGGGGGCCTAAGCCACCTAATCCGCTTACAGAATGAAAGCCTCCGGTTCAAGAATGGAAGGCCATCCGCAGACATGCCGGAAATCACCGATACCAAAATACGACTGGCCCGGCTGAGCGAACGCGCGCCAACCCGCTTCCGCATCGTCCCCGATGCGGAAAGTTGCGCCGAAATCGCCGAACGGCTGGGCCTGTCGGCCCTGCGCAAGCTGCGCCTCGAAGGGGAACTGGTGCCCGAAGGTCGCGCCGACTGGCGTCTGGCCGCGCATCTGGGCGCCACGGTCGTACAGCCCTGCGTGGTGACACTCGCCCCCGTGACCACACGGATCGAAACCGATGTGACGCGGGTCTTTCGCGCGCGCATGCCCGATCTTCCGTCGGGCGATGAGATCGCGATGCCCGAAGACGACACCGAGGAGCCGCTGCCCGATGTCCTCGACCTGTCAGCGCTGCTTGAGGAGGTGTTGGCGCTTGCGCTTCCGCTCTACCCGCGTGCCGAAGATGCCGAACTGGGAGAGGCCGTCTATGCCCCGCCCGGCGCGAAGGCGCTGCGCGATGCCGATGTGAAACCATTCGCCGCGCTGGCCGATCTGAAGAAGAAGCTCGACGGTTAGGACAAGGCGAGAAAACACTTGCGCCCTGCAAGAATCGCAGTATGTTCCCGGCCTCGCTTGCTTGATGGGTAGGACGCCGCGCCGCGGGCGCCTTTGTGGCGCGTTTCCCCAATAAATGAATGACCGGGGCCCCGCGCCCCCGAAACACCGAGGTTGAGACATGGCTGTCCCTCAGAATAAAGTTACGCGTTCGCGCCGCAACAACCGCCGTTCGCACGATGCGCTGGTGCCGGGCAACCCGGCCGAATGCTCCAACTGCGGCGAACTGAAACGCCCGCACCACGTCTGCGCGGCCTGTGGCCATTACGACGACCGTGAGGTCGTGGCCCAGACGGAAGAGTTCGACCTGGACGAAGACGACGCGGCCTAAGCCGAAACGGCGGGCGCGCGTTTTCAGATGACTGTCGAACAGAGCTCAAAGCTGCGCGCCGTCACGCAGACCGTGATTTCGGTCGATGCGATGGGCGGCGACCGCGGCCCGTCTGCTGTCGTGGCCGGAATCGCCAAATCGGCGGCAAAGAATCCTGAACTTCGGTTCATCCTGCACGGGCAGCACGACGTGCTGGACCGGCTGGTTGCCAAGCGCAAGGTCCTGAAGGGCCGCGTGGACATCCGCGACGCGACCGGCGTCGTCACGATGGATGCAAAGCCCAGCCACGTGATGCGGCATGGCAAGGACACCTCGATGTGGTCCGCCATCAACAGCGTGCGCGAGGGCGAGGCGACGGTTTGCGTCTCTTGTGGGAACACCGGGGCGCTGATGGCGCTGTCCATCGTTCGGCTGCGCAAGCTGCCCGGCGTCAATCGCCCGGCCATTGCCTGTCTCTGGCCGTCGCGAAACGCCCATGGCTTCAACGTGATGCTGGATGTCGGCGCCGATGTGCGCGCGGACGAAAACGACCTCCTGCAATATGCGCTGATGGGGACGTCCTATGCCCGCAACGGGTTGGGGCTCGAATGCCCCCGGATCGGCCTCCTCAATGTCGGTACGGAAGAGAACAAGGGCCGCGCCGAACTGAAGGCCGCCCATGATCTGATCGCCGACTGCGCCGACAAGGCCAATTACGAATTCATCGGCTTTGTCGAGGGCGGCGATATTCCCAGCGCCCATGTCGATGTCATCGTCACCGACGGCTTTACCGGCAACGTCGCCCTGAAAACCGCAGAGGGCACCGCGCGCCTTGTCGGCGATGTCCTGAAGGATTCGTTCAAGGCGACGCCGCTGTCGCGCGTTGCCGCGCTCCTCGCCTACACGTCGCTGCGGCGCCTGAAGAAACGCATCGACCCGCGGCGGGTGAATGGTGGCGTCTTCCTTGGCCTGAACGGCACGGTGGTCAAGTCGCATGGCTCTTCCGACGCGACAGGTGTATCGGCGGCTGTCAAGCTGGCCTTCGATCTTGCGAGATCGGGGTTCACGGACCGGCTGGCGGCGCGGGTTGCATCCGCGAAATGCCCGGTTCAGAATGATTACAAAGACGTGGCCGAGGGGTAGGGTGTCGCATGGGTATGAGGGCCATTGTCAGGGGCGTCGGGCATTATCTGCCTGAAAAGGTTGTCGAAAACGCCGAATTCGAGAAAACGCTGGATACGTCGGACGAGTGGATCAGGAGCCGCTCGGGGATCGAGCGGCGGTGCCTTGCGGCCGAGGGGCAGACCACGTCGGATCTGGCAATCCGGGCCGGCCGCGCCGCGCTTGAAAATGCCGGCCTGACGGCGGACGACATCGACGCCATCGTCATGGCGACATCGACCGCCGATCTGACCTTCCCGGCCGCCGCGACCATGGTTCAGGCCGGCCTTGGCATGACCCGGGGCTTTGCGTTCGACGTTCAGGCGGTGTGCGCGGGGTTCATATTCGCGCTCGCCAATGCCAATGCGCTGATTTCCACGGGTCAGGCCCGCCGCGTGATGGTCATCGGCGCGGAAACCTTCAGCCGCCTGATGGACTGGGAAGATCGGTCGACCTGCGTTCTGTTCGGCGACGGCGCCGGCGCGCTGATCCTTGAGGCCGGCGAAGGCGCCGGCACCGCCGCAGACCGCGGCATCCTTTCGGTCGACCTGAATTCCGACGGTCGGCACAAGGATATCCTGTATGTGGACGGCGGTGTGTCAACGGGCCGCACCGGCCATCTGCGCATGGCCGGCAAGGAAGTCTTTCGCCACGCGGTCGAAAAGCTGTCGGACACGGCCCATGCCGCGCTAGAAAAGGCGGGGCTCACCGGCGAGGATGTCGACTGGCTGGTGCCGCATCAGGCGAACCTGCGGATCATCAAGGCCACCGCCCAACGGCTGCAACTGCCGATGGAACGGGTGATCGTGACGGTTCAGGATCATGGCAACACCTCTGCGGCGTCGATTCCGCTGGCGCTTTCGGTTGGCAGCGCCGAGGGCAAGATCCAGCCCGGCGATGTCGTGGTGACCGAGGCGATCGGCGGCGGCCTGGCCTGGGGCTCGGTCGTTCTGCGCTGGTAAGGCGCCGCGCGAACTCCCGACCTCAAGCCGTTGAGATTGACTCGGAAATTCTTTTCTTCCTAAGGTTTTGAATATTAAGGGTGGCGCGAGTCGGGGAGGAAAC
The genomic region above belongs to Rhodovulum sp. P5 and contains:
- a CDS encoding ABC-F family ATP-binding cassette domain-containing protein, producing MARAPLLQLSDIALTFGGDPVFAGLDLVIQPGDRVALVGRNGSGKSTLMKVMAGMVEPDSGARILSPGTTVGYMEQEPDLSGFATLGDFAASGLAHGEEYRVEMVAEGLKLDPAGACETASGGERRRAALAKLLAEAPALMLLDEPTNHLDIEAIGWLEAQLADTKSAYVLISHDRAFLRTLTRATLWIDRGQVRRQDKGFAHFEEWRDKTWDEEDEARHKLDRKIKAEARWAVEGISARRKRNQGRVRALQGLREERASMIRRQGTAAMALESGPQSGKRVIEARGISKRFGDRPILREFSLRIQRGERVALVGPNGAGKTTLLKMLIGELVPDTGDVVLGTNIQMAVFDQNRTALDPDMTLWESLTGDPDMRVSGKADQVLVRGQPRHVVGYLKDFLFDDAQARAPVRSLSGGERARLLLARIMARESNLLVLDEPTNDLDVETLDLLQELLSDYDGTVLLVSHDRDFLDRVASTTIAMEGDGRATVYAGGWTDYRAQRGEQTTPAKPAPKPDTPKAAPKSKAPSQPEGLSFTEKHRLEELPAVIERLEAEIAKLEQFLADPDLFTREPVKFRKASEALVERQTALSEAEEEWMTLAEKAESAG
- a CDS encoding DUF4386 domain-containing protein, which codes for MEPQPIPAPAARALSRWAGLAYLLIILCGLSGELAIRGPLIAPDDAKATATAILTAEPLFRLGLLLDLAMLLSDAALAVLLYLLFRPVHAGLALTAMVFRLVQTAVLAANLMNLQVALTLMKLGDVHAALALAHLNAHAAGYDLGLAFFAVTCIILGLLVRRSGWFPAGLGWLLTAAGAIYATGAAIRFGSPELLSLVQPLYAICLIAELAFCLWLLLRGPRVRQ
- a CDS encoding GNAT family N-acetyltransferase; its protein translation is MLSLRKGRYAARLAETPDDVEAAQRLRYLTFRATETQPGGLDADAYDAMCRHVLVEETRTGRLVCCFRLLPLKGGSEIGQSYSAQYYELSGLASFDGPMVEMGRFCIHPDCKDPDILRVAWGAMTRFVDEEGVEMLFGCSSFKGTEAEAYMDAFALLKERHLAPKRWLPRVKAPNVFRFAQNLRLGKPDAKRAMLGMPPLLRSYLVMGGWVSDHAVVDRDLNTLHVFTGLEIRAIPPARKRLLRAAGS
- the msrB gene encoding peptide-methionine (R)-S-oxide reductase MsrB yields the protein MTQKTAKSDAEWREELSDLAYKVTRKHGTERPFTHDDFPKGPGTYRCVCCGASLFDQKDKFDSGTGWPSFTRPVSDKAVGEQTDRSLFMTRTEVHCSACAAHLGHVFPDGPKPTGLRYCINGVALSFDKADGAD
- a CDS encoding outer membrane protein assembly factor BamE, with the protein product MGRPRAGVAGLVCVAVVSVTLSACTPIIRNHGYAPTEADLEEIVVGVDTRDTVADVVGSPTVSGVMRDNAWYYVESRWRTIGYRAPEITDRQVVAISFDRNGTVANIERFGLEDGRVIALNRRVTESNIQGISFLRQLLGNIGQVTPEQFTAN
- a CDS encoding DUF177 domain-containing protein, giving the protein MPEITDTKIRLARLSERAPTRFRIVPDAESCAEIAERLGLSALRKLRLEGELVPEGRADWRLAAHLGATVVQPCVVTLAPVTTRIETDVTRVFRARMPDLPSGDEIAMPEDDTEEPLPDVLDLSALLEEVLALALPLYPRAEDAELGEAVYAPPGAKALRDADVKPFAALADLKKKLDG
- the rpmF gene encoding 50S ribosomal protein L32, producing the protein MAVPQNKVTRSRRNNRRSHDALVPGNPAECSNCGELKRPHHVCAACGHYDDREVVAQTEEFDLDEDDAA
- the plsX gene encoding phosphate acyltransferase PlsX; amino-acid sequence: MTVEQSSKLRAVTQTVISVDAMGGDRGPSAVVAGIAKSAAKNPELRFILHGQHDVLDRLVAKRKVLKGRVDIRDATGVVTMDAKPSHVMRHGKDTSMWSAINSVREGEATVCVSCGNTGALMALSIVRLRKLPGVNRPAIACLWPSRNAHGFNVMLDVGADVRADENDLLQYALMGTSYARNGLGLECPRIGLLNVGTEENKGRAELKAAHDLIADCADKANYEFIGFVEGGDIPSAHVDVIVTDGFTGNVALKTAEGTARLVGDVLKDSFKATPLSRVAALLAYTSLRRLKKRIDPRRVNGGVFLGLNGTVVKSHGSSDATGVSAAVKLAFDLARSGFTDRLAARVASAKCPVQNDYKDVAEG
- a CDS encoding beta-ketoacyl-ACP synthase III, with translation MGMRAIVRGVGHYLPEKVVENAEFEKTLDTSDEWIRSRSGIERRCLAAEGQTTSDLAIRAGRAALENAGLTADDIDAIVMATSTADLTFPAAATMVQAGLGMTRGFAFDVQAVCAGFIFALANANALISTGQARRVMVIGAETFSRLMDWEDRSTCVLFGDGAGALILEAGEGAGTAADRGILSVDLNSDGRHKDILYVDGGVSTGRTGHLRMAGKEVFRHAVEKLSDTAHAALEKAGLTGEDVDWLVPHQANLRIIKATAQRLQLPMERVIVTVQDHGNTSAASIPLALSVGSAEGKIQPGDVVVTEAIGGGLAWGSVVLRW